Below is a genomic region from Streptomyces sp. RPA4-2.
GGTCCCAGCGCCCCGCGGTGTAGGAGAGCAGGAGCAGTGTGTGCGGGTCCTGCTCGGCCTTGAACCAGCCGACCTTCACCACATGGCCCTGGACGGGAACCTTGCGGGGGACGATCGGCCAGAATGTGGGATTCACGGTGACGTGAGTGATGCGCCCCCACAGCGGGTCCAACAGCGCTATGAGCGCAGGAAGTTCGGCTGTCAGGTCGCGGGAGCGGGGCCACCACGCGCCGTCTATGAGGGCGGGGGTGGTGCCGGACGGCGCCAGTCGCAACCGGAGAGGTCGCGGCGAAGCGGAGGGGGTCCGGTCTCCGACCGCGGGCATGTCGTACGTGGTTGCGGTCATCACGCGAACCCTGCTCCGGGCCGACCTGGACCGGCCCGGTGTCGTGAATCGCCGGGGACGGCACGGGCATCGAAGCCGGTGTACGAAGTACCCTCGGTATCTTCACGATACTCCTGGACGGAGTCCGACGGACGTTCGCCGTGGCGCGGGTTCCACGGTGTGCAGGGCGCGCGGTCGCCCGTAGCCCCCTCAGCGGCCCCCTCAGCGGCCCGCGCGTCGGCCGGCGCGCCGGGACCACCGCACGGAGGCGATCGCCACGTCGGCCGCGAGCACCACGATGCCGATGATCAGTAGATATCCCAGGCCGTGGGCCGCCACACCGATGATGCCCAGCACAACGGCTGCGAGGACGAGGAGAAGGAAGAGCACCATCGCCTGAACGCCTTCCTTGAGCTTGGACCGGGGGATCGGAGGGATCGGGGTGCGTCGCAGGGGGCCGATTCGGGTCTGGACTGATTCGGGTCTGGGCCGGGTCTGGTCAGGCCCGGGGCGCGTCGGACGGGCGCGGTCGCTCAACGGCGCGCGAGCTGCCGTTCGCCCTGCCCACCCGGCTGGTACGTCATGTCGTAGTGCTGGAAGATCGCCTCTTCCTGCTCGGCGGGCAGGATGTCGTCCGTACCGATCGAAGGAGCCTTCCGCACCAGGCTCTTGGCGTAGGAGACCCTGAGGTAGCCGGGCCCGAGGACCGCATCGTCGAGGGGGACGAAGACCAGGCGCTGGCGGGTGGGCAGCCCGGTCCGCACGGTGGCCACGGCCGGTTCGTCGGTGGTGGTGTCCACGTAGATCGCTTCGAGCACACCGATCTTGTGCCCCTTCGCGTCCACCACGTCATGGTCGCGCCACTCACGGATGTCGGCTGCCTGGATCATGCGCTCTCCCTCCCGGGCGCGCCACCCTCACGAGGTACGAGCACGGGCCGCGAGCCACGGGCCAACGGCCCCGGCGCGATCCGACGAGGCCGTACTTCCGGGCGGCAGGACGTTGGAACGAGCCGCCCCGCCCCCAACGATACTGCGCTCCGTGCGGCTGGGTAGGGGGCTGCCAGGTCGAAGGGGGCTACGCTGTGGAGCAGGCCCCAGTCCCCGGTTCCGATGCTCTGTTCCGCTCCTGGGGAGGCCCCCTGTGTTCGTTCTGCTTCTCGTTGTGATCGTGGTCCTGTTCGGTCTCGGCTTCCTCAACCCCTTGTGGTGGGTCGCCGCGGCCGTGTTGGTCTTCGGAGCCACCCGCTACGGCCGCGGTGGCGGGTCCGACGCGGGTGAGTACCAGGATTACCGGGACCGGCGGGAGCGTGAGGACCGCTGGGACCGCCGCTACAGCCGCCGGCACCAGGCGCGCTGGAGCCGCGAGGACCGGCGTGACCGGCGCGACCGGCACGACCGCGAGCAACGCGGGTGACCGGTGAGGGGTCCGGACCGAGGTAAGCCGCGGCCGCGCGACGGTGGTAAGCCCGCCCGAGAAACCAGCGTCCGGAAAGATGTCGACGCCCCTTGCCCCTTGCCCCTGGGTCCTGCCCCTGCCCCTGCCCCTTGCCCCTGTCCTCTCCCTTGCCCCTCTCCCTTGCCCCTGGCCCCGTCCCTGGTCAGGACCTCAGGCCGGGGAGAGGTTCGGAGTCGTCGATGAACGCGCGGGCCAGGTCGGACAGGCGCCGGTTGTGAGCACGGGCGTAACCACGCAGTGTGGTGAACGCCTGTTCCATGTCGATGCCCCGGCGCTCGGCGAGTTTCCCCTTGGCCTGTTCGATGAGCACGCGGCTGTTCAAGGCGCTCTGCAGTTGTTCGTTGAGGACGGTGCTGCGGTGCGCGGTGCGCTGTTGCAGCAGACTGATGGTGGCGACGTCGGCCAGGGCCTGGGCGAGCGGCGTGGCGTCCGGTTCGAAGGGGCCACGCCGGGTGCGGAAGAGGTTGAGGGCCCCGACCACGTCGTCCCGTAGACGCATCGGCAGGGCCTGGACCGACCTGAACCCGCTGCGGTGGGCCGCCGCGACGAAGCGTGGCCAGCGGTCGGCCTCCTCGACGAGGTCGGTGACGACCACCGGTGCGCCGGTGCGGAAGCAGTCGAGACAGGGGCCTTCGTCGTTCTGCAACTGGAAGAGCTCCAGCAGGCGCACCTGTTCGTCGGAGGCGGCCATGACACGGAGTTCGCCGTCGTGGTCCGCGAGCAGCACGCCCGCCGCACTCGCGTCGAGCATGCCCACACAGCGATCGGTCAGCAGGCGCAGGAAGTCGATCAGGTCGAAGTCGGCGACCAGATTGTCCGCCAGCTCGACGAAGGTCTTGGCCAGGAGCCGCTGATTCATCGTGCACACCCTTCGTCGGGACTGATCCCGGCCCCGATGAAGGGACGGGAGGCACAACTCACTTCTCGGCCTGATCCCTTGGCGCGGTGTCAGGTGTCATCATCGGACCGACCCGGGTCCGCGCCCGGAGGGAACGTGAGCCGGTGGGCGACCACGTCGGCGGCCACCGCGGCGAGGCGGCGTCGTCTCGCGTACGCGTAGGCGCGCAGCCGGACGAAGGCTTCTTCGGCGGTGACTCCGAGCTGGCCCGTGAGCATGCCCGTGGCCTGGTCGATCTCCGCCCGGTACGCGCCCAGGTCCTCGAAGCGACCGTCCACCGGACCCCCGCGGGCCAGGTCCGCTTCCCCATCGAGCCGGGAGTCGAGCAGGACCAGAGTGGCGGTGTCGGCGAAGACCAGCGCGTCGGCCAGTTCGTCCGTGCCCAGCCGCCGCGGGACTTGGGAGTACAGATCCAGAACTCCGGCGCTGACAGCGCCCGTCCGCAGAGGGAAGGCGAAGACGGCGCGTGCCCCGGTTTCCAGGGCAGCGTCGGCGAACACGGCCCAGCGGTCCTGCACTTCAGCGGCGAACAGATCGGGTGTCAGCACGGCCGAGCCCTGTGCGAAGGCATCCACGCAGGGTCCCTCGCCCAGGGTGAGCTGGAGCTCCTCCAGCTGCTCGCTGACATCGTCGGTGCTGCACAGGGGGTGGCTTGCCGCGGGTCCGGACATCGCGGAGAGTCCGGCCCCGCCGACCGGCAGCGCGGCCACGGCAGCCGCGCACACATCCACCACGCCGACCCTGGCACCCCGCCGGGCGGCCTGTTCGGCGACCAGGATCCGGATCCGGGCCGACCGGCTGTCGGACCTCACCCGGGCCACCGGGCCCCGGCCTCGTGCGCGAGCCGCTTCAGCCTTGCCGCGGTCCGTTCCCGGCACCACCGCACGGCCTCCGTGCCGAATTCCGAGTCGGCTCCCCCGCCGGGTTCCTCGCCCCGGCGGGGCCGCCGTGACGGTCCCTGATGCGGCCGGGGCATCACACCGCACCGCTCAGGAGGACACGTGGAGGCGGAACAGGCCCACGGGGCGGGACGAGAGAGCGCGCGGTCGGGGCGTTCCCGGGCGGGATCGGCAACTGCCCGAACGGAAGCCCCAGAAGCAGGAACGCGCAGCCGGCGATGTCGACCATGAGGACCAGCGCCGATGGCGGATGGTGCAGTCGCAGCGTCCCCCCGGCCGTGGTGAGGCGCTGTGAGGCGTGGAGGAAGGCGTTGAGGGCGCTGCAGTCGCAGAAGGTGAGGGAGGTGAGGTCGACGTCGACGGTGTGGATACCGTCGCGCAGACACTGTTCCAGTGACGCGCGCACCAGGGGCACCGTCTCCAGGTCGATCTCTCCGGCCAGCGTGATCAGTGCCCGGTTCTTGTCGTCGTGACGGCGGACGGTGAGCGGCGGAAGGTGCATGACGCCTCGGTTCGGAGGACCGTCGGCAGGCGACCGAGTGGTGTCGGGATCCCGGCACCACCGGCTCGCTTCCGGCAGCGGAGTGCATTCGGCGGAGGTCCGGGCAACGGCCGACTCGCCGGCCCGCGCGGCCGGACTGCGGACCCACCCGGGTCCCTCCAGGGATGCGCCGGGCGACGGGCGAAGCACCCGATCCCCGCGGCGATTTGTGCTCGCCAACGACATGCCGCCGGGGTCTGGGACGTCTGCCCAGCAGCGTAGTCC
It encodes:
- a CDS encoding DUF5994 family protein, giving the protein MTATTYDMPAVGDRTPSASPRPLRLRLAPSGTTPALIDGAWWPRSRDLTAELPALIALLDPLWGRITHVTVNPTFWPIVPRKVPVQGHVVKVGWFKAEQDPHTLLLLSYTAGRWDLLVIPPETDAVTAARLMATATDPTRQLTASGLIQEAELLGGAAEDTAEAEAAWDSAREKVWDSEGGHDARRPSSHGPVAAAAGRVPRPAEGM
- a CDS encoding PRC-barrel domain-containing protein — protein: MIQAADIREWRDHDVVDAKGHKIGVLEAIYVDTTTDEPAVATVRTGLPTRQRLVFVPLDDAVLGPGYLRVSYAKSLVRKAPSIGTDDILPAEQEEAIFQHYDMTYQPGGQGERQLARR
- a CDS encoding GAF and ANTAR domain-containing protein, whose product is MNQRLLAKTFVELADNLVADFDLIDFLRLLTDRCVGMLDASAAGVLLADHDGELRVMAASDEQVRLLELFQLQNDEGPCLDCFRTGAPVVVTDLVEEADRWPRFVAAAHRSGFRSVQALPMRLRDDVVGALNLFRTRRGPFEPDATPLAQALADVATISLLQQRTAHRSTVLNEQLQSALNSRVLIEQAKGKLAERRGIDMEQAFTTLRGYARAHNRRLSDLARAFIDDSEPLPGLRS
- a CDS encoding GAF and ANTAR domain-containing protein yields the protein MRSDSRSARIRILVAEQAARRGARVGVVDVCAAAVAALPVGGAGLSAMSGPAASHPLCSTDDVSEQLEELQLTLGEGPCVDAFAQGSAVLTPDLFAAEVQDRWAVFADAALETGARAVFAFPLRTGAVSAGVLDLYSQVPRRLGTDELADALVFADTATLVLLDSRLDGEADLARGGPVDGRFEDLGAYRAEIDQATGMLTGQLGVTAEEAFVRLRAYAYARRRRLAAVAADVVAHRLTFPPGADPGRSDDDT
- a CDS encoding STAS domain-containing protein codes for the protein MHLPPLTVRRHDDKNRALITLAGEIDLETVPLVRASLEQCLRDGIHTVDVDLTSLTFCDCSALNAFLHASQRLTTAGGTLRLHHPPSALVLMVDIAGCAFLLLGLPFGQLPIPPGNAPTARSLVPPRGPVPPPRVLLSGAV